Proteins encoded together in one Sulfoacidibacillus ferrooxidans window:
- a CDS encoding sugar phosphate nucleotidyltransferase: protein MPDALVLLSELPNQQKFGVVEMEAGRVVRLTEKPKVPQSNLALICVYIFQSYIFKEISSIEPYESREHEITDVIQWLMDKGYRVVGEWPDDLLCKPAV from the coding sequence TTGCCTGATGCTTTGGTGTTGCTAAGTGAATTGCCGAATCAACAAAAATTTGGTGTGGTTGAAATGGAAGCCGGAAGAGTTGTACGACTGACTGAGAAACCGAAAGTTCCACAGAGCAATCTAGCTCTTATCTGCGTTTACATATTTCAATCCTACATCTTTAAAGAAATCAGCTCAATTGAACCATATGAGAGTAGGGAACATGAGATTACAGACGTGATTCAGTGGCTTATGGATAAAGGATATAGGGTGGTGGGGGAGTGGCCAGATGATTTGCTGTGTAAGCCAGCCGTTTAA